In the genome of Phycisphaerae bacterium, one region contains:
- a CDS encoding Re/Si-specific NAD(P)(+) transhydrogenase subunit alpha: MKIAIPKPTSEGETRVALIPESVAKLTKAGLEVLVQAGAGRPASYADADYEKSGARVVTDAEALYGEADAVALVHPPGEADIAHLRSGTILISVLNPLVRHDLVGTLADRGVCAISLDLVPRITRAQAMDVLSSMSSIAGYKAVVLAAATLGRIFPMMMTAAGTIKPARVLILGAGVAGLQAIATAKRLGAVVEAFDVRPVVKEQVESLGARFVIVEAPAEDAQDKGGYAKEMSEAYKQKQKETIHQHVKECDVAISTALIPGKPAPKLITAEMVRDMRLGSVIVDLASEAGGNCELTRPGENVVDNGVTIMGPKNLPASVPYHSSQMFSRNLTAFLLNMTKDGRIEFNMEDEIVRDTLVTRDGQVVNARVRQGMGLAALEVRPPEPVGAA, encoded by the coding sequence ATGAAGATTGCCATACCCAAACCCACCAGTGAAGGCGAAACGCGGGTCGCCTTAATCCCCGAGAGCGTGGCGAAGCTGACGAAGGCCGGGTTGGAGGTGCTCGTCCAGGCGGGTGCCGGCCGACCGGCCTCCTACGCAGACGCTGATTACGAGAAGTCGGGGGCTCGCGTCGTCACTGACGCAGAAGCGCTCTATGGCGAGGCCGATGCCGTGGCGCTCGTTCATCCGCCCGGCGAGGCGGACATCGCCCATCTGCGCTCCGGCACCATCCTGATCAGCGTCCTGAATCCGCTGGTTCGCCATGATCTGGTCGGCACGCTCGCGGATCGCGGCGTCTGCGCGATCTCGCTGGACCTCGTGCCGCGGATCACGCGGGCACAGGCGATGGACGTGCTCAGTTCGATGAGCAGCATTGCGGGGTACAAGGCGGTGGTACTCGCGGCGGCGACACTCGGCCGGATCTTTCCAATGATGATGACCGCCGCGGGGACGATCAAACCGGCGCGGGTGCTGATCCTCGGCGCGGGTGTCGCGGGGTTGCAGGCGATCGCCACGGCCAAGCGGTTGGGCGCGGTCGTCGAGGCGTTTGACGTGCGGCCGGTCGTGAAGGAGCAGGTGGAGAGCCTCGGAGCGCGGTTCGTGATCGTCGAGGCGCCGGCGGAAGATGCGCAGGACAAGGGCGGGTATGCCAAGGAAATGTCTGAGGCGTACAAGCAAAAGCAAAAAGAGACGATCCACCAGCATGTCAAGGAATGCGACGTGGCGATCTCGACGGCGCTGATCCCCGGCAAGCCGGCGCCGAAGCTCATTACGGCGGAAATGGTCCGCGACATGCGGCTTGGATCGGTCATTGTGGATTTGGCATCGGAGGCGGGTGGGAATTGTGAGTTGACGCGGCCGGGCGAAAACGTCGTAGATAACGGCGTGACGATCATGGGGCCGAAAAATCTTCCCGCGAGCGTGCCGTATCACTCCAGCCAGATGTTCTCGCGGAACCTCACGGCGTTCTTGCTCAACATGACCAAGGACGGCCGGATCGAATTCAACATGGAAGACGAAATCGTACGGGATACGCTGGTCACGCGCGATGGCCAGGTCGTCAACGCCCGCGTGCGGCAGGGGATGGGACTGGCGGCGTTGGAAGTACGGCCACCGGAGCCGGTGGGGGCCGCGTAG
- a CDS encoding sigma-70 family RNA polymerase sigma factor, with protein sequence MADRSEKQLFVDVRAGDDSAFERIYDLYHQRVRLSAWRISHRPDWVDELVNEAWCRAFEQRKRFNPDRPFLVWMAGIVLNVYREHCRQSPTTLGGPNDLRPAQTGEPSPETIASEAELLVGLNDCVARLSPKDAEIVRRRFFAGETLRLVAQEVAIPEATLRERDLPRILADLRRCMEAKGLKISDIFSAQGGLDLQYPNEESS encoded by the coding sequence ATGGCCGATCGCTCGGAAAAGCAGCTTTTTGTCGATGTGCGGGCGGGAGACGACTCGGCCTTTGAGCGCATCTATGACCTCTATCACCAGCGCGTCCGCCTGAGCGCCTGGCGGATTTCCCACCGACCGGATTGGGTGGACGAACTGGTCAACGAGGCCTGGTGCCGCGCCTTTGAGCAGCGCAAGCGCTTCAACCCCGACCGCCCTTTTTTGGTCTGGATGGCCGGAATCGTCCTCAACGTCTATCGCGAACACTGTCGCCAGTCCCCCACCACCCTCGGCGGCCCCAACGACCTCCGCCCTGCCCAGACCGGCGAGCCCAGCCCGGAGACGATCGCTTCCGAGGCTGAATTGCTGGTCGGCCTCAACGACTGCGTGGCCCGGTTGAGCCCCAAAGACGCCGAAATCGTCCGCCGTCGCTTCTTTGCCGGCGAAACCTTACGCCTTGTGGCACAAGAGGTTGCGATCCCGGAGGCGACGCTTCGCGAGCGCGACCTGCCCCGTATCCTCGCCGACCTCCGGCGGTGCATGGAGGCCAAGGGTCTGAAAATCTCCGACATTTTTTCTGCGCAAGGGGGCCTCGACCTGCAATACCCCAATGAGGAATCGTCATGA
- a CDS encoding TerC family protein, whose amino-acid sequence MDWIADPQVWIALGTLTVLEIVLGIDNVVFISILAGKLPRAQQAKARRIGLALAMLMRIALLFSLAWIIRLTNPLFSILGHAISGRDLILLGGGLFLLAKSTHEIHQKLEGDEGGSSARVRPSLGGVLVQIMLLDIVFSLDSVITAVGMVEADQIAVMIAAVVIAVALMMAFAGPISSFVEKRPTVKILALSFLLLIGLTLIAEGWGQHIPKGYIYFAMAFSLFVEVLNERLRKTKTAPVRLHEPYTGSDRPA is encoded by the coding sequence ATGGACTGGATCGCCGACCCCCAGGTCTGGATCGCCCTCGGCACGCTGACCGTGCTGGAGATCGTCCTCGGCATCGACAATGTCGTGTTCATCTCCATCCTCGCCGGAAAGCTCCCGCGCGCCCAGCAGGCCAAGGCCCGCCGGATCGGGCTGGCCCTCGCGATGCTCATGCGGATCGCCCTGCTGTTTTCGCTGGCGTGGATCATCCGACTGACCAACCCGCTGTTCTCCATCCTCGGTCATGCGATCTCCGGCCGCGATCTGATCCTGCTGGGCGGGGGCCTCTTCCTCCTGGCCAAGAGCACCCACGAAATCCACCAGAAACTCGAGGGCGACGAGGGCGGGTCGTCGGCCCGCGTCCGGCCCTCGCTCGGCGGCGTGCTGGTGCAGATCATGCTCCTGGACATCGTCTTTTCGCTGGACTCGGTCATCACCGCCGTGGGCATGGTCGAGGCCGACCAGATCGCCGTCATGATCGCCGCAGTCGTGATCGCCGTCGCCCTGATGATGGCCTTCGCCGGTCCGATCAGCAGCTTCGTGGAGAAACGGCCGACCGTGAAGATCCTCGCCCTCAGCTTCCTGCTCCTGATCGGCCTGACGCTGATCGCCGAAGGTTGGGGCCAACACATTCCCAAGGGCTACATCTATTTCGCCATGGCGTTCTCCCTGTTCGTCGAGGTGCTCAACGAGCGGCTGCGCAAGACGAAGACGGCGCCGGTCCGGCTCCATGAGCCGTACACCGGGTCGGATCGACCCGCGTAA
- a CDS encoding nucleotidyltransferase family protein — MDGRIPIQIALFDIKPLCARWKIREFAIFGSALRDDFGPESDVDVLVSFEPGAGWSLWDLFDLQDELEALYGRHVDLIEKEALRNPFRKHEILSTRRVLYAA; from the coding sequence ATGGACGGACGAATCCCAATTCAAATTGCGTTATTCGATATCAAGCCTCTCTGCGCGAGGTGGAAGATCAGGGAATTCGCGATCTTTGGCTCGGCGCTCCGGGATGATTTTGGGCCCGAGAGCGACGTCGACGTGTTGGTCAGTTTCGAGCCCGGCGCGGGTTGGAGCCTGTGGGACCTGTTCGATCTTCAGGACGAACTGGAAGCCCTTTACGGGCGGCACGTAGACCTGATTGAAAAGGAAGCCCTGCGCAATCCTTTTCGTAAACACGAAATCTTGAGCACGCGCAGGGTCCTTTATGCCGCGTGA
- a CDS encoding HepT-like ribonuclease domain-containing protein, with protein MLTAARAVVFFTRDRSFDDYAGDLLLRSAVERQIEIIGEAARRVSAVLKKQHPEIPWDKITRAATRFGA; from the coding sequence ATGTTGACCGCCGCGCGGGCGGTAGTGTTCTTTACCCGAGATCGAAGCTTTGACGACTACGCAGGGGATTTACTCCTGCGTTCGGCGGTCGAACGCCAGATCGAGATCATCGGAGAAGCCGCCCGTCGAGTCTCCGCCGTCCTCAAAAAACAACACCCCGAAATCCCCTGGGACAAGATCACCCGGGCAGCGACACGTTTTGGCGCATGA
- a CDS encoding HepT-like ribonuclease domain-containing protein has protein sequence MAHDYGEIEHERIWRVATFHIPALITQLEPLIPPSPP, from the coding sequence TTGGCGCATGATTACGGCGAGATCGAACATGAGCGAATCTGGCGCGTGGCGACTTTTCACATCCCGGCGCTCATCACGCAGCTTGAGCCCCTGATTCCACCGTCGCCCCCTTAA
- a CDS encoding DUF1697 domain-containing protein: MSSYIALLRGINVGGHNLIGMSDLRAMLESLGFTGVKSLLQSGNLVFQAGKRSPESLERLLESETKKRLKAAPDYFVRTADEWQTLIDRNPFPKEAKSDPSHLLVVFLKDAPDAKLVKALQAAIKGPEIVRADGRHLYAVYPAGIGRSKLTNTLIEKSLATRGTARNWNTIIKLSSMLTLPSG, translated from the coding sequence ATGTCTTCCTACATCGCCCTCCTCCGCGGCATCAACGTCGGCGGTCACAACCTCATCGGCATGTCCGACCTTCGCGCCATGCTCGAATCCCTCGGCTTCACCGGCGTAAAGTCGCTCCTCCAAAGCGGCAACCTTGTCTTTCAGGCCGGCAAGCGCTCGCCCGAGTCTTTGGAACGCCTGCTTGAAAGCGAAACGAAAAAGCGCCTGAAAGCCGCGCCCGACTACTTCGTCCGCACCGCCGACGAGTGGCAAACCCTCATCGACCGCAACCCCTTTCCGAAAGAGGCCAAATCCGATCCCAGCCACCTCCTCGTCGTGTTCCTCAAGGACGCCCCCGACGCGAAGCTCGTGAAGGCCCTGCAAGCCGCCATCAAAGGCCCGGAGATCGTCCGCGCCGACGGTCGCCACCTCTACGCCGTCTACCCCGCCGGCATTGGCCGCTCCAAACTGACCAACACCCTCATCGAAAAGTCCCTCGCCACCCGTGGGACCGCGCGGAATTGGAATACGATTATCAAACTCTCATCGATGCTGACGCTGCCATCAGGTTGA
- a CDS encoding cystathionine gamma-synthase, with the protein MKFATRAIHVGQEADPTTGATIVPIYQTSTYTQEGIGQHKGFEYSRTGNPTRAALEKCLASLEGAQYGLAFASGTAASAAIMNLLSSGDHIVCADDVYGGTYRLFELVLKRYGLTYSWVDMTRSDNVKQAMRPNTKMIWIETPTNPLLKIVDIAAVCEIGRRAGAISVVDNTFASPCLQQPLELGADIVVHSTTKYIGGHSDVVGGAVMLSDEKRYQTIKYHQNAVGGVPGAFDSWLVLRGLKTLALRMQAHCDNAAKVAQFLEGHPAVEKVVYPGLASHPQHALAGRQMSGFGGMVSFVVKGGEAAARKIAGRTHLFALAESLGGVESLIGHPATMTHASIPAAERESRGITGGLLRLSVGIEDADDLVADLEGALAVLSPSKAVAAGV; encoded by the coding sequence ATGAAATTCGCCACACGCGCCATTCACGTCGGACAAGAGGCCGATCCCACGACCGGGGCGACGATCGTCCCCATCTACCAGACTTCAACTTACACTCAAGAGGGCATCGGGCAACACAAGGGCTTTGAATACTCGCGGACCGGCAACCCCACGCGCGCGGCGCTGGAAAAGTGCCTCGCCTCGCTGGAAGGGGCGCAGTACGGCCTGGCCTTCGCCTCGGGTACGGCGGCCAGCGCGGCGATTATGAATCTCCTGTCCAGCGGTGACCACATCGTCTGCGCCGACGATGTGTACGGCGGGACCTATCGGCTCTTCGAGCTCGTCCTGAAGCGCTATGGACTGACCTATTCCTGGGTGGACATGACGCGGTCAGACAACGTCAAGCAGGCGATGCGGCCGAACACAAAAATGATCTGGATCGAGACGCCGACCAACCCACTGCTCAAGATCGTGGATATCGCGGCGGTCTGCGAGATCGGCCGGCGAGCCGGAGCGATCAGCGTCGTCGACAACACCTTCGCCAGCCCCTGCCTCCAGCAGCCGCTGGAACTCGGCGCCGACATCGTCGTCCACAGCACGACCAAGTACATCGGCGGCCACTCCGACGTCGTCGGCGGGGCGGTCATGCTCAGCGACGAAAAGCGCTACCAGACGATCAAGTACCACCAGAACGCGGTCGGCGGCGTGCCGGGGGCATTTGACTCGTGGCTGGTGTTACGCGGCCTCAAGACGCTGGCCCTGCGGATGCAGGCGCACTGCGATAATGCGGCGAAGGTCGCGCAGTTCCTCGAGGGACACCCGGCCGTCGAAAAGGTCGTCTATCCCGGTCTCGCCTCCCATCCGCAGCATGCCCTCGCGGGTCGGCAGATGAGCGGCTTCGGCGGTATGGTCTCGTTCGTCGTGAAGGGCGGAGAGGCGGCGGCACGGAAGATCGCGGGGCGCACGCACCTGTTCGCCCTGGCCGAGAGCCTCGGCGGCGTGGAAAGTCTTATCGGCCACCCGGCGACGATGACCCATGCTTCGATTCCCGCGGCCGAGCGCGAGTCGCGGGGCATCACCGGCGGTCTGCTGCGGTTGTCGGTCGGTATCGAGGACGCGGACGATCTGGTCGCGGACTTGGAGGGGGCACTGGCGGTCCTTTCGCCGTCGAAGGCGGTCGCGGCGGGAGTTTGA
- the mutL gene encoding DNA mismatch repair endonuclease MutL, which translates to MPEIRKLDPSLVNKIAAGEVIERPASVVKELLENALDAGATRIDVALEEGGTQLIRVADNGSGVAAGDLPLAVAPHATSKLHTSDDLFNIRTLGFRGEALASIASVSRLRMASRTVGAIEGHEIICTDGQIEGPRPCAAPVGTCVEVRQLFFNVPARRKFLRQAPTELTNATEQLARLALAHPQVAFTLAHNDRASRNLPATADRRARIADFYGAELAECLIPIDREERGLRIEALIAPPAQSRASTKWQYLFLNGRFISDRRIGFAIREAFRGLVEHDRYPVIFIFLTTDPQAYDVNVHPTKIEVRWRDAALVQSQVLAILRETLLSRDLTPGLSLARSSSGAAALTEDDLGHQERTRAALADYLKSIDPTQARLAFQPPRFPSESVRPSISETLTTRYPSFEEAVARPTHSTVVTHSGEGAAAEQRPPNGKPVSGENESFEPPPANVPPVRTAAEAQASVIQVHNTYLVAQTEDGIIIVDQHALHERILYERFRDRILAGALESQRLLIAPTIEASAGMVQAAEHHRELLLRLGIELSVFGPTTLAVLGFPSLLKTVEPGEFVADLLEKLAEQSEPPSDETLLHQALDMMACKAAVKAGDPLTAEEMQALLMQRHLTDRSSNCPHGRPTTLQLSTRDLERQFKRV; encoded by the coding sequence ATGCCCGAGATCAGGAAGCTCGACCCCAGCCTCGTCAATAAGATCGCCGCGGGCGAGGTGATCGAGCGGCCGGCTTCCGTCGTCAAGGAATTGCTGGAAAACGCCCTCGACGCTGGGGCCACGCGCATCGATGTCGCGCTGGAGGAGGGGGGCACGCAACTCATACGCGTTGCGGACAACGGCTCCGGGGTTGCGGCGGGGGACCTGCCCCTGGCTGTGGCGCCCCATGCGACCAGCAAGCTTCATACGAGCGACGATCTTTTCAACATTCGCACGTTGGGCTTTCGGGGCGAGGCGCTGGCGTCGATCGCCTCCGTCAGCCGACTGCGGATGGCCAGTCGGACCGTCGGAGCGATCGAAGGACATGAAATCATCTGCACTGATGGACAGATCGAGGGGCCGCGGCCCTGCGCCGCGCCGGTCGGTACCTGCGTCGAGGTACGGCAACTCTTTTTCAATGTGCCCGCGCGGCGGAAGTTCCTGCGCCAGGCGCCGACGGAACTGACGAATGCCACCGAGCAGCTCGCCCGGCTGGCGCTGGCCCATCCGCAGGTCGCCTTCACCCTCGCGCACAACGATCGCGCGTCGCGGAACCTTCCGGCGACGGCTGATCGACGGGCGCGGATAGCGGATTTTTACGGCGCGGAGCTCGCCGAGTGCCTGATTCCCATCGACCGCGAGGAGCGCGGATTGCGGATCGAGGCGTTAATCGCTCCGCCCGCCCAGTCGCGGGCCTCGACCAAATGGCAATATCTGTTTCTCAATGGGAGATTCATCAGTGACCGGCGAATCGGATTTGCGATCCGTGAAGCCTTTCGCGGTCTCGTCGAGCATGATCGCTATCCCGTTATTTTCATTTTTCTCACGACCGATCCTCAGGCGTACGACGTCAATGTCCATCCCACGAAGATCGAGGTGCGTTGGCGCGATGCGGCGTTGGTGCAGTCGCAGGTGCTCGCGATTTTGCGGGAAACGCTGCTGTCGCGCGACCTGACGCCGGGGCTGAGCCTGGCACGCTCATCGAGCGGGGCGGCGGCACTAACCGAGGACGATCTCGGCCATCAGGAGCGGACCCGGGCGGCGCTGGCCGACTATCTCAAGTCGATCGACCCGACGCAGGCGCGGCTGGCGTTCCAGCCGCCGCGATTTCCGTCGGAGAGCGTGCGGCCATCCATCTCGGAGACGTTGACGACGCGCTATCCTTCGTTTGAAGAGGCCGTCGCGCGGCCGACTCATTCGACAGTAGTGACTCACTCGGGTGAGGGCGCAGCTGCGGAACAGCGGCCGCCAAACGGCAAACCGGTTTCGGGGGAAAATGAATCATTCGAGCCACCTCCAGCGAATGTGCCTCCGGTGCGAACTGCCGCTGAAGCGCAGGCCTCCGTCATCCAGGTCCACAATACCTATCTCGTCGCGCAGACGGAGGACGGGATCATCATCGTCGACCAGCACGCTCTGCACGAGCGGATTCTCTATGAGCGATTTCGCGATCGAATCCTGGCCGGAGCGCTGGAGTCGCAGCGGCTCCTGATCGCGCCGACGATCGAGGCGTCGGCCGGGATGGTCCAGGCGGCGGAGCACCATCGCGAACTGCTCCTGCGGCTGGGGATCGAGCTGTCGGTCTTCGGGCCGACGACGCTGGCGGTGCTGGGCTTCCCCAGCCTGCTCAAGACCGTCGAGCCGGGCGAGTTCGTCGCCGACCTGCTGGAAAAGCTCGCCGAGCAGAGCGAACCGCCCTCCGATGAGACGCTGCTGCACCAGGCGCTCGACATGATGGCTTGCAAGGCGGCGGTCAAAGCGGGCGATCCGCTGACAGCCGAGGAGATGCAGGCCCTGCTGATGCAGCGGCACTTGACCGACCGCTCGTCGAATTGTCCGCATGGTCGCCCGACGACGCTGCAACTGTCGACGCGGGATTTAGAACGGCAGTTTAAGCGGGTGTAG
- the nuoD gene encoding NADH dehydrogenase (quinone) subunit D: MPKIEPTRLEREDVGGDLWTLNFGPQHPATHTTLRLVLELDGETVVACTPHIGYLHSGFEKLGEHLNYNQYVVVTDRMNYISPMANNIAWHHACEKLFGIELTPRCKVLRTIIAELARIQDHLLCIGTAGLDLGAFTAFLYTFNEREHIYDLFEEICGARFTTSYTRVGGLMYDMPPEWPDHVKAFLKRVPQAINDTESLLTRNRIFVERTRGIGVLTHDEAIAWSWTGPIARASGVQRDLRKDEPYLCYADNWDGKGSSAVDFKVPVASHGDVYDRYLVRLEEMRQAISIVHQLIDNIPPGSVNVLPNDKLTLPDKREIYFSIEGLIHHFEQIMTNRGFSPPIGEAYGANETANGELGFYFASDGGNAPYRARCRPPSFINYQCFPKLVVGHCISDVVAVLGSLNIIAAELDR, from the coding sequence ATGCCGAAAATCGAGCCGACCCGCCTCGAGCGTGAAGACGTCGGCGGCGATTTGTGGACGCTGAACTTCGGGCCGCAGCACCCGGCCACGCACACGACCCTGCGCCTCGTCCTCGAACTCGACGGCGAGACGGTCGTCGCCTGCACACCCCACATCGGCTACCTGCACAGCGGCTTCGAGAAGCTCGGGGAGCACCTCAACTACAACCAGTACGTCGTCGTCACCGACCGGATGAACTACATCAGCCCGATGGCCAACAACATCGCCTGGCACCACGCCTGCGAGAAACTGTTCGGGATCGAACTGACACCGCGGTGCAAAGTCCTGCGGACGATCATCGCCGAACTCGCCCGGATTCAGGACCACTTACTCTGCATCGGGACCGCGGGTCTGGACCTGGGGGCGTTCACCGCCTTCCTCTACACCTTCAACGAGCGCGAGCACATCTACGACCTGTTCGAGGAAATCTGCGGCGCCCGCTTCACGACGAGCTACACCCGCGTCGGTGGGCTCATGTACGACATGCCGCCGGAGTGGCCCGATCACGTGAAGGCGTTCCTGAAGCGCGTCCCCCAGGCCATCAACGATACGGAGTCCCTCCTGACGCGCAACCGCATCTTCGTCGAGCGGACCCGCGGCATCGGCGTCCTGACGCACGACGAGGCCATCGCCTGGAGCTGGACGGGCCCCATCGCCCGGGCCAGCGGAGTCCAGCGCGACCTCCGCAAGGATGAACCGTACCTGTGCTACGCTGACAACTGGGACGGCAAGGGCTCATCCGCCGTCGACTTCAAAGTGCCCGTCGCCTCGCACGGTGACGTGTATGACCGCTATCTCGTGCGGCTGGAAGAAATGCGCCAGGCCATTTCAATCGTCCATCAGCTCATCGACAACATCCCCCCCGGCTCGGTCAACGTCCTGCCCAATGACAAGCTTACCCTGCCGGACAAGCGTGAGATCTACTTCTCCATCGAGGGCCTGATCCATCACTTCGAACAGATCATGACCAACCGCGGCTTCTCGCCGCCGATCGGCGAGGCCTACGGCGCCAACGAGACCGCCAACGGCGAACTCGGCTTCTACTTCGCCTCCGATGGCGGCAACGCCCCCTACCGCGCCCGCTGCCGCCCGCCCAGCTTCATCAACTACCAATGCTTCCCCAAGCTCGTCGTTGGTCACTGCATCAGCGACGTCGTCGCGGTCCTCGGCAGCCTCAACATCATCGCGGCGGAGCTGGATCGTTAG
- a CDS encoding SGNH/GDSL hydrolase family protein — MERAAVDVDTLPSTVAAEMRAASIRHRRLCVVMLGLAAGLSAVASLLHFAALQWIDRWPFLAPSQVPELYVGMWIFGVLAAVTAGGALVVRRKASGSARLARLFLLAGVALGMILTDRALAFVFPPPSELNSLLEPHPERGWTLRRSAVGTDAGVHARTNSLGLRGAELPRDKPADEFRILFVGDSVTFGYDLSDDQTLSARCCAALTGRSSRAAVRCVNAGVSGYTTWQELHYLEHDGLALRPDLIVLQFSLNDILDVLLVEPGRVHGRRIEFEFSNSSHWSGIVRAITSLRARRYWRQARENLEWIDEGDRATVAKLGSFASMFAEPPPAPVEKAWQRVLVDLTAFDALCKARAVPWAFIVTPPRSELDPKVAHLRPQRRLRVWADEHHVPMFDPLPLILKEGERRGVSGDAIYIDEGHPTAATMKLIAEALASFLVERGLIGRRATNDPAPPR, encoded by the coding sequence ATGGAGCGCGCGGCCGTCGATGTAGACACCCTTCCATCCACCGTTGCCGCGGAGATGCGCGCCGCGTCGATCCGGCATCGACGCCTTTGCGTCGTTATGCTCGGTCTTGCGGCAGGCTTGTCAGCGGTTGCGAGCCTGCTGCATTTCGCCGCGTTACAATGGATAGATCGATGGCCCTTTCTTGCGCCGTCGCAGGTCCCCGAGTTATATGTGGGCATGTGGATATTCGGCGTACTGGCCGCCGTAACGGCGGGCGGGGCGCTCGTCGTGCGCCGCAAGGCGAGCGGGTCGGCGAGATTGGCGCGCCTGTTCTTGCTGGCAGGGGTGGCGCTGGGGATGATTCTGACGGACCGGGCCTTGGCCTTTGTCTTCCCACCGCCGTCCGAGTTGAATTCGCTTCTGGAGCCGCACCCGGAAAGGGGCTGGACCCTGCGTCGCAGCGCGGTGGGAACGGATGCCGGCGTCCATGCGCGGACGAACTCCCTCGGACTCCGCGGGGCCGAATTGCCGCGTGACAAACCGGCGGACGAGTTTCGCATCCTGTTCGTCGGCGATTCGGTCACCTTTGGCTACGATTTGTCCGACGATCAGACGCTTTCGGCGCGCTGTTGCGCGGCCTTGACCGGCCGGTCATCCCGCGCAGCCGTTCGGTGTGTCAATGCCGGCGTCAGCGGCTACACCACGTGGCAGGAGCTTCATTATCTCGAGCACGACGGGCTCGCGCTGCGGCCCGATTTGATCGTGCTCCAGTTTTCGTTGAACGACATCCTCGATGTGCTACTCGTTGAGCCCGGCCGCGTGCATGGCCGGCGGATAGAATTCGAGTTCTCAAATTCTTCCCATTGGTCGGGGATCGTCCGGGCGATTACCTCACTTCGCGCGCGCCGTTACTGGCGACAGGCTCGGGAAAACCTCGAATGGATTGATGAAGGCGATCGGGCGACGGTCGCGAAGCTCGGCTCGTTTGCGTCCATGTTCGCGGAGCCGCCGCCGGCCCCGGTGGAAAAGGCCTGGCAGCGCGTGCTCGTCGATCTGACCGCGTTTGACGCGTTGTGCAAGGCGCGCGCGGTCCCGTGGGCTTTCATCGTGACGCCGCCGCGCTCCGAATTGGATCCGAAGGTGGCCCACCTCCGGCCGCAGCGGCGCCTGCGGGTGTGGGCTGACGAGCATCATGTCCCGATGTTCGATCCGCTGCCCCTTATCCTGAAAGAGGGCGAGCGCCGCGGAGTGTCGGGCGATGCGATCTATATTGATGAAGGGCACCCCACGGCGGCGACGATGAAGCTCATCGCCGAGGCCCTGGCGAGTTTTCTTGTTGAACGAGGCTTAATAGGCCGACGCGCTACTAACGATCCAGCTCCGCCGCGATGA
- a CDS encoding DUF4287 domain-containing protein encodes MAKTPEEMLATMISNLKEKTGKPLDAWLKIATASKKSRHGEIVAFLKSEHGMGHGYANLVAQKTLQAASGEAPVEGEDLVDGQYAGAKAGLRPIYDALLTAVGKFGGDVEIAPKKAYVSLRRSKQFAIVQPSTATRVDVGINLKGESSTPRLEKSGSFNAMVSHRVRVEKKTDVDAELIRWLRKAYEAA; translated from the coding sequence ATGGCCAAGACTCCCGAAGAAATGCTGGCAACCATGATTTCAAACTTGAAGGAAAAGACGGGAAAGCCGCTGGATGCATGGCTCAAAATTGCAACGGCTTCCAAAAAGTCCAGGCACGGCGAGATCGTCGCATTTCTGAAGTCGGAACATGGCATGGGCCACGGATACGCGAATCTGGTCGCGCAGAAGACGTTGCAGGCCGCATCCGGCGAGGCGCCGGTCGAGGGTGAAGACCTTGTCGACGGGCAATACGCCGGCGCCAAGGCGGGCCTGCGGCCGATTTACGACGCCCTGCTCACCGCAGTCGGCAAATTCGGCGGCGACGTCGAGATCGCCCCGAAGAAGGCGTACGTCAGCCTGCGGCGGTCCAAGCAATTCGCGATCGTCCAACCGTCAACCGCAACGCGCGTGGACGTCGGGATCAACCTCAAAGGCGAGTCGTCCACGCCGCGCCTGGAGAAATCCGGTAGCTTCAATGCCATGGTCAGCCATCGCGTCCGCGTAGAAAAGAAAACCGATGTCGACGCTGAACTCATCCGTTGGCTCCGCAAGGCCTACGAGGCGGCGTGA